The region TACCGGTCAGCGCTGCGGGGATCTTCCAGTCCAACCTGGGGGACGATGCCCATAGCGAGTACGGCAGCAATGCCAATCGCGATGCGTTCGAACAGGCATTGGGCAGGTCGGTACAGGATGAGCTGGCGCTGTATGCCCAAAGTCAGCAGCGTTCGTTGCAGGCGTGTGCCCGAGCGCTGGACTTGCCTGAGTTGTAACGGCGTCATCGCCGGGCCAGCCCGCGCCGACAACTGCCGCGATAATTAACTGAGGACCTGCACCTTCGGCAGGTCCATCGCGGCGGCTTCGCCCTGCAGGAAGTCACTCAAGCGGCGCAACCGCTCGCCCCCCGGCCGGGTCTTTGGCCACACCAGGTAATAATCCAGACCACTGGCTACCGCCGTTGGCCAGGGCAGGCTCAAACGCCCCTGAGCCACGTCCTCGGCCACCATCAGCAGATCACCCATCGATACGCCATACCCCCGGGCTGCCGCAATCATGCCCAGCTCCAGGGTATCGAACACTTGCCCACCCTTCAGCGAGACCTTGTCGGTCAGGCCCATGCGCGCCAGCCAACTGCGCCAGTCGCGCTTGTCAGGTGTCGGATGGAGCAACTCGATGCCTGCCAGGCGCTTGGCGTCCCAGGGGCCGTCCGCCCGGAGATCGGGCGCGCCCACCGGAATCAATAGCTCAGAAAACAGCCGTACCACTTCCCAGTCCGGGGGAAAGCGCCCATCGCCCAGCAACACCGCACAATCGAATGGCTCATGGTTGAAATCGACGTGATCAACATCCATCCAAGCACTTGTCAGTTGCACCTCGTTGCCCGGTTGCAGATGACGAAATCGGCTGAGTCGCGCGAGCAACCAACGCATGGTCAGCGTCGAAGGTGCCTTCATGCGCAAGATGTCGTCCTCACTGCGTAGCGTATTGCAGGCACGTTCCAGCGCGGCAAAACCTTCGCGCACCCCGGGCAGCAGCAAGCGGGCCGCCTCACTGAGCTGCAAGCTGCGGCCATTGCGCACGAATAACCGGCAGGCGAAATGTTCTTCCAATGTGCGGATGTGTCGGCTGACTGCGCTCTGGGTGATTGATAACTCATCCCCGGCGCGGGTGAACGAGCTGTGCCTGGCAGCAGCCTCAAAGGCTCGCAACGCATACAACGGCGGTAAACGACGGGACATGTGGTCAATCCTGCAGGTGCTGCCTGAGTGTTGGTCAACATCATACCGGCATGAGTTTTAATCATGCCAATGATCGCTTTTATCCTTTTGTGCAAAACCTTACAAAAGATGAGAATTTCAAACTTTCCGAAATCAGCTTCAAAAAAGGACGATTCAATGCAGGTCGCACCCACACATGAACTCAAGGCTCTGCTGCGCCTGGCCGGTCCGCTGATCGCCTCGCAGTTGGCCCACATGCTGATGGTGCTGACCGACACCCTGATGATGGCCCGCATCAGCCCACAGGCCCTGGCCGGCGGTGGCCTGGGTGCGGCCAGCTATTCGTTCGTGTCGATTTTCTGCCTGGGAGTGATTGCTGCCGTCGGTACCCTGGTGGCGATACGCAAAGGTGCCGGTGACATACCCGGCGCTACCCGCCTGACTCAGGCCGGACTGTGGCTGGCTTGGGCCATGGCCATTGTCGCAGCGCTAGCGCTGTGGAACCTTGAACCGGTGTTGCTGCTACTGGGCCAAAGCCCGAACAACGTCGAAGCCGCCGCCCAATTCCTGCTCCTGCTTCCTCTGGCCCTTCCCGGCTACTTGAGCTTCATGGCCTTGCGCGGCTTCACCAGCGCCATCGGCCGCTCGACGCCAGTAATGGTCATCAGCCTGATCGGCACGGTGGCCAACTTCCTGCTCAACTATGCGCTGATCGAAGGCATGTTCGGCTTGCCCAAGCTGGGCCTGGTCGGAATCGGCCTGGTCACGGCCGTCGTTGCCAACTGCATGGCCGTGGCCATGGCCCTATACATACGCTGGCACCCGGCCTATGCCCCTTATCCGATTCGCACTGGCCTGAGCCGCCCCTCCTGGCCAGCCCTGCGTGAGCTCTGGCGCCTGGGACTGCCCATTGGCGGAACCTATACGGTGGAAGTCGGCTTGTTCGCTTTTGCCGCGCTGTGCATGGGCGTACTGGGCAGCACGGAACTGGCAGCCCACCAGATTGCCCTGCAGATCGTTTCCACCGCCTTCATGATCCCGGCCGGGCTGTCTTATGCGGTCACCATGCGCGTCGGCCTCTACTATGGCGCGGGTAATCTACCTGGCGCGCGGCATGCCGGGCGGGTCGGCATCGGTTTCGGGGCGACGATGATGCTGATGTTCGCCATCCTGTTCTGGCTGTTGCCTGATCCGTTGGTGGGGCTGTTCCTCGATCACGGTGATCCCGCCTTCGCCGACATTATCCAATTGGCCGTGAGCCTGCTGATGGTTGCGGCCTGGTTCGAGCTGTTCGATGGCGTACAAACCATCGCCATGGGCTCGATTCGTGGCCTCAAGGATGCCAAGACCACCTTCCTGGTGGGACTGTTCTGTTACTGGGTGATTGGCGCTCCGGCAGCCTGGCTGCTGGCCTTTACCCTCGGGATGGGTGCGGTCGGCGTCTGGTGGGGCCTGGCAGTGGGCCTGGCCTGTGCGGCAATAAGCCTGACACTGGCGTTCGAGTGGCGGATGAAGCGCTTACTGCGCAATGCTGGCAGCTTGAAAACTGCCGTATCAGCGGCGTAAAACTGCACTCGGAGCGGATTTATCCGCGAAGGGCTGCGCAGCAGCCCCAACGCCAGCAACGCCTGCTCCCAGACCACGGTTGCCCCACTACAAGGCGATGGATTGCTGCGCCGCGCCACTGAGTAGAAACGTCATCAGCTCATCGATTGGCAACGGCCGGCTGATCAGAAACCCCTGAACCTGGTCACAGTTGAAACTGCGCAGCAGGTCCAATTGCTCGGGGGTTTCCACCCCTTCGGCCACCACCTCGAGGTTAAGGTTATGCGCCAGGTTGATCATGGCGTGGACCAGCTTGCGGTTCTCCTCACGCTTTTCCATGCCACCGACAAAACTGCGATCGACCTTGAGCAGGGTAATCGGCAGGCTGTTGAGGTGGACGAAGGATGAGAAACCAGTGCCAAAGTCATCGAGAGAAAAGCGCACGCCCAGCCGCCCAAGGGCATCCATGGTTTGCTCGACCAGATCGTTACGGCGCATCACCGCCGTCTCGGTAAGTTCGAACTCCAGCCATCGCGCATCCACGCCATGCTCGATGATCAGCCGACTCAGCGTCGCCAACAGCTGGCTGTCCTGAAACTGGCGGAACGACAGGTTCACCGCCATGTGCAAGGGCGCCAGGCCCTTTTCCCGCAGCGCCTGCATGTCGCGCAGGGCTCGTGAGATTACCCAGTACCCCAAGGGCACAATCAAACCACTCTGCTCGGCGAGCGGCACGAACTCACTGGGTGGCAACAAACCACGCTCGGCATGCCGCCAGCGCACCAGCGCTTCCAGGCCAACGATGCGCCCGTCGGTCATGTCCAGCCGAGGCTGATAGTGCAACTCCAGTTCATCGCGACGCAGGGCGCGGCGCAACTCGCTCTCCAGATCAGCGAGGCTGCGAGCGTTGCGGTTTATTCGCTCGTTGAAGATATGAAAGGTGCAACCCTGGGTACCTTTGGCCTGCTGCATGGCAATGTGAGCGTGCCACATCAAAGGATCAGCGCCACCCTGCGCACGCGCATGGGCAACACCCAGGCTGCAGCCGAGGAGCAAGCTCTCGCCATCGACCCAATAGGGCTCGGCCAAGGCCTCGGTAATGCGTTCGGCCATCCACTCGGCACGTTGCGGTTCACGTCGCGTATCGATCAGCAGGGCAAATTCATCACTGCCCAGGCGCGCCACCTGGTCACCGGCCTCAAGCTGGCTCTTCAAACGCCCGACCACCTGCAGAATCAAGCGGTCGCCAGCCTGGTGACCCAGCGCGTCGTTGGCTCGACGGAAGTTATCCAAGTCCAGATGCCCAAGGGCGACGCCCCGTCCCTCATTGTCGGCCAGGCGTGCGGCCAGCAGGGTCTGGAAGCCCTGGCGATTGGCGATACCGGTCAACGGGTCCTGCTCGGCCAGGCGCTGCAAGGTGGCTTCCAGCACGCCACGCTCACGTACATGACGAAGGCTACGGCGCAGGATATCGGGGCCCAACTGATCAAGCACCAGCCAGTCGCTGACGCCCGGTGGTGGCGATTGCGGTTCCTGCTCAAGCAACAACACCATCGGCAGGATGCAGCGCCCTGGCGCAGGCTGCAGCTGCGGCGTTGCCAGTACCAATGCGTTGCGGTCATTGGCAAACAAACTATCGACCGCGTCCCAGCTGGGTGCGGTCAACATCACCGCGCTACCCGCCAGCGGTGCCAGACAATCACGCAGGGCCGAGGCCCATTCGGGCTCATCAGCCAGCAACAGCAAACGCAAGGGTTCGACAGGCGTAGACAAGCTGGCTCCTTAGGACGTGGACGCAGTCAAATGACAATGGGCAGCGAGAGGCTCATCCTAAACCATTAGTGAAAATGATTTTCACTTAAAGTCGCGCCTATCCATTTGCCGACATCCCGCAGGTTTCGCCATGCATCCTGCGGGAAAGTATCAAAAGCGGCAAATTTAGATCGAGTGGTACGTCACACTGTCAGACGGTCGCGGCAGAATCTCTCTACGCCTGCTAAAATGCCCGGCTATTTTTCAGGCGACCCCGGTTTTCTTCATGTCCCGACTCAATCCCCGGCAACAAGAAGCCGTGAACTATGTCGGCGGCCCTCTTTTGGTGCTCGCCGGTGCCGGTTCCGGCAAAACCAGCGTGATCACCCGTAAAATCGCGCACTTGATCCAGAATTGCGGCATTCGTGCGCAATACATCGTGGCGATGACCTTCACCAACAAGGCCGCGCGCGAGATGAAAGAGCGGGTCGGCACCCTGCTACGCAAAGGCGAAGGGCGCGGCCTGACTGTGTCGACATTCCACAACCTGGGCCTGAACATTATCCGCAAGGAGCATCAGCGCCTGGGTTTCAAACCGGGCTTCTCGATCTTTGACGAGACTGACGTCAAAGCCTTGATGACCGACATCATGCAGAAAGAGTATTCGGGCGACGATGGCGTCGACGAGATCAAGAACATGATCGGCGCCTGGAAAAACGATCTGATCCTGCCGCCTGAAGCATTGGAAAAGGCGCGCAATCCCAAGGAGCAGACCGCCGCCATCGTCTATGCCCATTACCAGCGCACGCTCAAGGCGTTCAACGCGGTGGACTTCGACGACCTTATCCTGCTGCCGGTCAAGTTGTTCCAGGAGCACGCCGACATCCTGGAAAAATGGCAGCACAAAGTTCGCTACCTGCTGGTGGATGAATATCAGGACACCAACGCCAGCCAGTATTTGCTGGTGAAAATGCTCATCGGCACGCGCAACCAGTTCACCGTGGTGGGCGACGACGACCAGTCGATCTACGCCTGGCGCGGCGCACGTCCAGAAAACCTGATGCTGCTCAAAGAGGACTATCCGTCACTGAAGGTGGTGATGCTGGAGCAGAACTACCGCTCCACCAGCCGTATTCTGCGCTGCGCCAACGTGCTCATCTCGAACAACCCGCATGCCTTTGAAAAGCAGTTGTGGAGTGAGATGGGCCATGGTGACGAGATTCGTGTGATCCGCTGCAAGAACGAGGAAGCCGAGGCCGAACGGGTGGCCATGGAAATTCTCAGCCTGCACCTGCGTACCGATCGCCCCTACAGCGATTTCGCCATTCTTTACCGCGGCAACTACCAGGCCAAGCTGATTGAGTTGAAGCTGCAGCACCATCAGGTGCCGTATCGCCTGTCTGGCGGCAACAGTTTCTTCGGGCGTCAGGAAGTCAAAGACCTGATGGCCTACTTCCGCTTGCTGGTCAATCCGGATGACGACAACGCCTACCTGCGCGTGATCAACGTGCCGCGCCGCGAAATTGGCTCAACCACCCTGGAAAAGCTCGGCAACTACGCCACCGACCGCAAGATTTCGATGTACGCCGCCAGTGAAGAGCTGGGCCTGGGCGAGCATCTGGACAGCCGTTTCACCGACCGTCTGCAGCGCTTCAAGCGCTGGATGGACAAGGTTCGTGAGCAAGTCGCTCTGGAAGACCCTATCGCGGCCTTGCGCGGCATGGTCACCGACATCGATTACGAAAACTGGATTCGCACCAACAGTTCCAGCGACAAAGCTGCAGACTTTCGAATGGGCAACGTCTGGTTCCTGATCGAGGCATTGAAAAATACCCTCGAAAAGGATGAAGACGGTGAAATGACCATCGAGGAGGCCATTGGCAAGCTGGTCCTGCGTGACATGCTTGAACGTCAGCAGGAAGAGGAAGACGGTGCCGAGGGCGTGCAAATGATGACGCTGCATGCGTCCAAGGGCCTGGAGTTTCCTTATGTGTTCATCATGGGCATGGAGGAAGAGATTCTCCCCCACCGCTCCAGCATCGAAGCTGACACCATCGAGGAAGAACGACGTCTTGCCTACGTGGGCATTACCCGCGCACGCCAGACCCTGGCTTTCACCTTTGCAGCCAAGCGCAAGCAGTACGGCGAGATCATTGATTGCTCGCCAAGCCGCTTCCTCGACGAGCTGCCGGATGATGACCTGGCCTGGGAAGGCCTTGACGATGCGCCGACCGAAGTGAAGGCCGCACGCGGCAATAATGCATTGGCCGATATCCGCGCCATGCTTAAACGTTAGATAATCAACCTTTGCTGCGGCGTACTGCCGTGGCCACTCTTGCTACATCGAGGAAATACCACAGTGGAAGCACTGCACCAGAAGATTCGCGAAGAAGGCATCGTGCTTTCCGATCAGGTTCTCAAAGTCGATGCGTTTCTTAACCATCAGATCGACCCTGCGCTGATGCAACTGATTGGCGACGAGTTTGCCCGTCGGTTCGCCGACTCCGGCATCACCAAGATCGTCACTATCGAGGCCTCGGGTATCGCCCCGGCGGTGATGACCGGCTTGAAGCTGGGTGTACCGGTGATTTTCGCGCGCAAGCACCAGTCGCTGACCCTGACCGAAAACCTGCTGACCGCGTCGGTATATTCCTTCACCAAGCAGACTGAAAACACCGTGGCGATCTCCCCGCGCCACCTCAACAGCAGCGATCGCGTGCTGGTGATCGACGACTTCCTGGCCAATGGCAAAGCCTCTCAGGCCCTGATTTCGATCATCAAACAAGCTGGCGCTACCGTTGCCGGCCTGGGTATCGTTATCGAGAAGTCGTTCCAGGGCGGCCGTGCCGAACTGGACAGCCAGGGCTACCGCGTTGAGTCGCTGGCCCGGGTCAAGTCGCTCAAGGATGGCGTGGTTACTTTCATCGAGTAAGCCGGCGCTCATGTCGCGGGGACAGCCCGCTCCCACACAAAAGTCGTGGGAGCGGGCTTGCCCTGCGATAGTGTCCTCAAACCGACGAAGTCGCCTGCAACCCCGCCAGCAGCAAGCGCTGGTACAGCTCATCCTTGAGCCCCTGCGGCTGCGCCAGTCCCATGCGCTGTAACTGCTGTGGATAAGCCTCCGGTGCCGGAGCGTCCAAGGCGGCCTTGCCCAACGACAGTACCTCGCTCAATTTGAATTTGCTCTTGAGCCAGTTCAACGCACGCAACAAATCGCGCTCTTGCTCAGTGAAATCACTGCCCAACGGGTACTCGGGGAACAACTGCGCGTGCCCGTCACGCAAGCGTTGCAAGCGCTGCGGTGTGTTGTCGGTAAAGCGTGGCGCCAAGGCAAAGTCGGACGGCAGCTTGCCGGCCTTCTGCGCCTGTGCGATCAACCCGGCCTGAAAACGCGAATCGCAGATCTGCAGAAGTCGCCGGATGGTTTCGGCATCGGTCTGCCCGCGCAGGTCGGCGATCCCGTACTCAGTGACGACCACATCACGCAGGTGCCTTGGAATAGTGCAGTGGCCGTACTCCCAGACCAGATTCGAGCTCACCTCCCCAGCCGACTCCCGCCAACTACGCAGCAGTAGAATCGAGCGTGCACCTTCCAGGGCATGACCCTGAGCGACAAAGTTGTATTGCCCCCCAACGCCGCTGAGTACCCGTCCGTCTTCCAACTGGTCGGCAACCCCGGCCCCCATGAGGGTCATGGTGAACACGGTATTGATGAAGCGTGCATCCAGGCGCTGCGAACGCTTGAGCGCTTCCTCGCCGAACAGTTCGTTGATGTAGCTGATTGCGCACATGTCGATACGTTTGCGGCTTTCCAGCGGCATGTCGCGCAAGCGCTGATAAAACGCCCGAGGCCCGAGGAAGAAGCCGCCATGTGCCAACACGCCGCCAGCGACCGGGCGCCGGATAATGCCTGCTTCCAACAGTGCCAACAGGCCGTTGACGAACATTTCGCTACAGCCATACAAGCCGTGAACGAAAGGCTCGGTGCCGCCTTCGCGCTCGATCAAGGCGTGCCAGGGATGCAGGTTCATCGCACCCAGGAGTGCCTGGTAGGCTTGGCTCTCAGACTCTCGCGCCAGGAGCGCCGCGGTCAGGGCGTCGCCCATGGCCCCGATGCCGATCTGAAGGGTGCCGCCGTCGCGCACCAGGGTGCTGGCATGCAAGCCGATGAAATGATCCTGGGGCGTGACTGGCATATTCGGTGTGGAAAACAGCCGCCTGCGCTCAACCGAATCAATCAGTAAGTCGAAATCCTGACGGGGCAATTCCGAGCCACCGGGCATGTAGGGAAGCTCGGCGTGCACCTGACCCAACAGCAGGATGGTTTCCCCGGCAGCACGACGGCGCTCGATCATCGGCAGCAGATCGAGCGTGATATCCGGATTACAGCTGAGGCTCAGGTGGTCTGGGTACTGCGTATCCTGCGCTACCAACTGCGCCACCAGGTTCAAACCTTTCGCATTGATGTCCCGCGCTGCGTGACTGTAGTTACTGCTGACGTAATCCTGTTGAGCCGTGGCGCTGTGCAGTAGGCTGCCGGGCTGCATGAAAAACTGCTCGACGCGAATGTTGGCTGGCAAACAATCCTTGCGCAGGTCGCTCAGGTACTCGAGCTCTTCATAGTCGGCAAATACCCGTTCGAGGAACGGTTCGAGAAAGCGCCGCTGCAGGCCGTCGCCTAGATCAGGCCGCCCCAGGCTGAGCGCGGTATAAATCGTCAAACGCCGCTGGGGCAGTTGCCGAACACGCGCATACAAGGCGTTGACGAAAGCGTTGGGCTTGCCGAGGCCCAAGGGCAGCCCCATGTGGATATGTGCGGGCAAACGCGCCAACACTTCGTCTACTGCCTTTTCGATTGAGCAACTCTGTGGCATCTGCGCCTCCCGGTCATCCTTGCAGGTTGGACCGAGCATGGCTTGAGTTTGCTCCCCAGTCCACACCAGCGGGAGCGAGCCTGGCCTGCAGAAACAACAAAGCCCGCTCGTGGCGGGCTTTGTTGTCGAAATTGCAGGCTTACAGGCCGGACATTTTCTTGATGGCGCCCATCAGGTCGTCATCCGAGCAATCCGCGCAAGTGCCTTTAGGCGGCATGGCGTTAATGCCGGTGATTGCTTTGGCCAGGATACCGTCCAGGCCACCTTGGTGGTCGGCACGCTCTTTCCAGGCAGCGGTGTCACCTATTTTCGGTGCGCCCAGCAAGCCACTGCCATGACAGGCATTACAGTGCTTGGCGATAATATCGTCCGGGGTCTTGGCAGCGCCGCCGCCTGCGGAAGCAGCAACTTCCATGCCCTTGCATTCTTGACCTTGTACACACACTTGTCCGACTGGTTCGAGTCGCTTGGCAATGTCGTCGTTGGTCGCAGCTGTTGCGCTGACTGCCCAAAGGGCCAATACGGCAGCTGGTACGGCCAGCATTTTCTTGATTAGATTCACGCGTACACCCTCATGGTGGCTAGTCACGCCCGCGGCCACGGTTTCGCAGGCGGCGCAAGTATAACGGGAACCCTGCCATACCGAAACAACCCTAATGTCCAAAGGGTCTTAGCCGCGACAATCCGCCGCGTGTCACACACTTTAGAAGTTGGCCGGCGTCGCTGCGCTGATCAGCCGAGCCGGCTCATCGTAGGGGTTGCGGAAACGGTGCGGCTTGGTACTTTCAAAATAGTAGCTATCGCCCGCTTCGAGAATAAAAGTTTCCAGACCGACCACCAGTTCCAGGCGCCCTTCAAGGAGAATCCCGGTTTCCTCACCGTCGTGAGTGAGCATTTCTTCACCGGTATCGGCACCCGGTGGGTACACTTCGTTAAGAAATGCAATCGCCCGGCTCGGATGCGCCTTACCGACCAGTTTCATGGTTACGGCACCGTCAGAAATGTCGATTAACTCATGAGCCTTGTAAACGATTTGCGTGGGGTTTTCCGGCTGAAGTTCTTCCGAGAAAAACTCGACCATGGACATCGGAATACCGCCCAGCACTTTACGCAACGAGCTGATTGAAGGGCTTACGCTGTTCTTCTCGATCATCGAGATAGTGCTATTGGTGACGCCCGCCCGTTTGGCGAGTTCACGCTGGGACAGGCCCTTGAGCTTGCGAATGGCTTGCAGTCGTTCACCGACGTCCAATGCTGGAGCCCTCCTAAACGAACGAGTGGGGTCGAAATTGAACGATATCATCGCAACAGCGTTCAGTATTTACAACACTTCGACCCGCAGCCTGTCCGCTTTGGCGCCTCAATCGTCGATATAGTCCAGCGGCACACGTTTGAGGTTGCAGAATATCTGGTACGGAATCATTCCCGCCTGCTGCGCCAGATCGCTGGCCAGCACATTTTTGCCCCATAGCTCTACCGGGCTGCCGATGCCGGCTTCCGGTACGTCGGTCAAATCAATGCACAGCATGTCCATCGACACTCGGCCAATCAACTGACTGCGCTTGCCTGCGACCATGACCGGAGTACCGGTCGGCGCCTGACGCGGGTAGCCATCGGCATATCCCATGGCAACCACACCGACGCGAGTCGGGCGCGGGCTGATGAATTTAGCGCCATAGCCCACTGGCTCACCGGCAGGCAATTCGCGCACGCTGATCACGCGTGATTGCAGGGTCATAACCGGTTGCAGACGGACAGCTTCAGCTTGCGGCACTTCAAACGGCGTGGCGCCGTAGAGCATGATGCCCGGGCGCACCCAATCACTTGGAATGGCCGGCCAACCCAGCACAGCCGGCGAGTTACGCAGGCTGATTTCGGCACTCAGGCCCTGACGGGCGGCTTGAAATACCGCGACCTGATCGTTGCTGGCAGCACTGTCGAGCTCGTCCGCACGGGCGAAGTGACTCATCAACACCACACGGGTGACCTTGCCGCTGGCGAGCAAGCGCTGATAGGCCGCCTGGTAATCCTTGGGATGCAAACCTACCCGGTGCATGCCGCTGTCGAGCTTGAGCCAGACGGTGATCGGCGTGCTCAAGCGCGCCTGCTCGATAGCTTCCAACTGCCACAGCGAATGCACAACACACCACAGGTCATGCTGGGCAATCAGCTCCAGTTCGCTGGCTTCAAAAAAACCTTCGAGCAACAATACCGGCGCCTTGATCCCCGCCGCTCGCAACTCCAACGCCTCTTCGATGCAAGCTACGGCGAAACCATCGGCCTGCTGCTCGAGCGCCAAGGCGCAACGCACGGCACCATGGCCATAGGCGTCAGCCTTGATCACGGCCAAGGCCTTGGCACCGGACAATTCGCGAGCCAGTTGGTAGTTGTGACGCAGAGCTTGAAGATCGATCAGGGCACGAGCAGGACGCATGGCGGCAGCCTTCTTGGCAGTCTGGTTATAGTAAAAAACCCGGTGCTCGATTGCAGCTTGTAGGCCACCAACGGCACCGGGTGAGGGATTGCTATTACGGCAGTGCAGCCACTACCGACAGCTCTACGAGAATTTCCGGCTCGCACAGCTTGGCTTCGACAGTCGCGCGTGCAGGCGCGACGCCTTTGGGCAGCCACGTGTCCCAGACACTGTTCATGCCCTGGAAGTGCGCATCGATGTCCTTCAAATAGATGGTCACCGAGAGCAAGCGGCTCTTGTCGGTACCGGCCAGATCCAGCAGACGCTCGATGTTGACCAGGGTTTCACGGGTCTGCTGCTCAATTCCCGCATTCATGTCGTCCCCCACCTGGCCCGCCAGATAGACGGTGCCATTGTGGGTGACGATCTGACTCATGCGCTCATTGGTGAGCTGGCGCTGGACTGACATGTTTTGCAGGCTCCTGGTGTTTTCCGTAACGAGAAATATCGAGGCCTTCGGCACTGATCTGTGGCTTTTTACGTGCGATCAAATCCGCCAGCAAGCGGCCCGAACCGCACGCCATGGTCCAGCCCAGCGTACCGTGACCGGTATTGAGGAACAGGTTGCGGAACGGTGTGGCACCTACAATCGGCGTACCGTCCGGCGTGGTCGGGCGCAGGCCGGTCCAGAAACTGGCCTCGCTCAGATCGCCGCCGCGAGGATAGAGATCGTTGACGATCATCTCCAGCGTTTCGCGTCGACGCGGATTCAGCGACAGGTCAAAACCGGCGATTTCAGCCATGCCACCAACACGAATA is a window of Pseudomonas sp. DG56-2 DNA encoding:
- a CDS encoding LysR substrate-binding domain-containing protein codes for the protein MSRRLPPLYALRAFEAAARHSSFTRAGDELSITQSAVSRHIRTLEEHFACRLFVRNGRSLQLSEAARLLLPGVREGFAALERACNTLRSEDDILRMKAPSTLTMRWLLARLSRFRHLQPGNEVQLTSAWMDVDHVDFNHEPFDCAVLLGDGRFPPDWEVVRLFSELLIPVGAPDLRADGPWDAKRLAGIELLHPTPDKRDWRSWLARMGLTDKVSLKGGQVFDTLELGMIAAARGYGVSMGDLLMVAEDVAQGRLSLPWPTAVASGLDYYLVWPKTRPGGERLRRLSDFLQGEAAAMDLPKVQVLS
- a CDS encoding NorM family multidrug efflux MATE transporter; this encodes MQVAPTHELKALLRLAGPLIASQLAHMLMVLTDTLMMARISPQALAGGGLGAASYSFVSIFCLGVIAAVGTLVAIRKGAGDIPGATRLTQAGLWLAWAMAIVAALALWNLEPVLLLLGQSPNNVEAAAQFLLLLPLALPGYLSFMALRGFTSAIGRSTPVMVISLIGTVANFLLNYALIEGMFGLPKLGLVGIGLVTAVVANCMAVAMALYIRWHPAYAPYPIRTGLSRPSWPALRELWRLGLPIGGTYTVEVGLFAFAALCMGVLGSTELAAHQIALQIVSTAFMIPAGLSYAVTMRVGLYYGAGNLPGARHAGRVGIGFGATMMLMFAILFWLLPDPLVGLFLDHGDPAFADIIQLAVSLLMVAAWFELFDGVQTIAMGSIRGLKDAKTTFLVGLFCYWVIGAPAAWLLAFTLGMGAVGVWWGLAVGLACAAISLTLAFEWRMKRLLRNAGSLKTAVSAA
- a CDS encoding bifunctional diguanylate cyclase/phosphodiesterase is translated as MSTPVEPLRLLLLADEPEWASALRDCLAPLAGSAVMLTAPSWDAVDSLFANDRNALVLATPQLQPAPGRCILPMVLLLEQEPQSPPPGVSDWLVLDQLGPDILRRSLRHVRERGVLEATLQRLAEQDPLTGIANRQGFQTLLAARLADNEGRGVALGHLDLDNFRRANDALGHQAGDRLILQVVGRLKSQLEAGDQVARLGSDEFALLIDTRREPQRAEWMAERITEALAEPYWVDGESLLLGCSLGVAHARAQGGADPLMWHAHIAMQQAKGTQGCTFHIFNERINRNARSLADLESELRRALRRDELELHYQPRLDMTDGRIVGLEALVRWRHAERGLLPPSEFVPLAEQSGLIVPLGYWVISRALRDMQALREKGLAPLHMAVNLSFRQFQDSQLLATLSRLIIEHGVDARWLEFELTETAVMRRNDLVEQTMDALGRLGVRFSLDDFGTGFSSFVHLNSLPITLLKVDRSFVGGMEKREENRKLVHAMINLAHNLNLEVVAEGVETPEQLDLLRSFNCDQVQGFLISRPLPIDELMTFLLSGAAQQSIAL
- the rep gene encoding DNA helicase Rep, translated to MSRLNPRQQEAVNYVGGPLLVLAGAGSGKTSVITRKIAHLIQNCGIRAQYIVAMTFTNKAAREMKERVGTLLRKGEGRGLTVSTFHNLGLNIIRKEHQRLGFKPGFSIFDETDVKALMTDIMQKEYSGDDGVDEIKNMIGAWKNDLILPPEALEKARNPKEQTAAIVYAHYQRTLKAFNAVDFDDLILLPVKLFQEHADILEKWQHKVRYLLVDEYQDTNASQYLLVKMLIGTRNQFTVVGDDDQSIYAWRGARPENLMLLKEDYPSLKVVMLEQNYRSTSRILRCANVLISNNPHAFEKQLWSEMGHGDEIRVIRCKNEEAEAERVAMEILSLHLRTDRPYSDFAILYRGNYQAKLIELKLQHHQVPYRLSGGNSFFGRQEVKDLMAYFRLLVNPDDDNAYLRVINVPRREIGSTTLEKLGNYATDRKISMYAASEELGLGEHLDSRFTDRLQRFKRWMDKVREQVALEDPIAALRGMVTDIDYENWIRTNSSSDKAADFRMGNVWFLIEALKNTLEKDEDGEMTIEEAIGKLVLRDMLERQQEEEDGAEGVQMMTLHASKGLEFPYVFIMGMEEEILPHRSSIEADTIEEERRLAYVGITRARQTLAFTFAAKRKQYGEIIDCSPSRFLDELPDDDLAWEGLDDAPTEVKAARGNNALADIRAMLKR
- a CDS encoding xanthine phosphoribosyltransferase; the encoded protein is MEALHQKIREEGIVLSDQVLKVDAFLNHQIDPALMQLIGDEFARRFADSGITKIVTIEASGIAPAVMTGLKLGVPVIFARKHQSLTLTENLLTASVYSFTKQTENTVAISPRHLNSSDRVLVIDDFLANGKASQALISIIKQAGATVAGLGIVIEKSFQGGRAELDSQGYRVESLARVKSLKDGVVTFIE
- a CDS encoding acetyl-CoA hydrolase/transferase C-terminal domain-containing protein, producing MPQSCSIEKAVDEVLARLPAHIHMGLPLGLGKPNAFVNALYARVRQLPQRRLTIYTALSLGRPDLGDGLQRRFLEPFLERVFADYEELEYLSDLRKDCLPANIRVEQFFMQPGSLLHSATAQQDYVSSNYSHAARDINAKGLNLVAQLVAQDTQYPDHLSLSCNPDITLDLLPMIERRRAAGETILLLGQVHAELPYMPGGSELPRQDFDLLIDSVERRRLFSTPNMPVTPQDHFIGLHASTLVRDGGTLQIGIGAMGDALTAALLARESESQAYQALLGAMNLHPWHALIEREGGTEPFVHGLYGCSEMFVNGLLALLEAGIIRRPVAGGVLAHGGFFLGPRAFYQRLRDMPLESRKRIDMCAISYINELFGEEALKRSQRLDARFINTVFTMTLMGAGVADQLEDGRVLSGVGGQYNFVAQGHALEGARSILLLRSWRESAGEVSSNLVWEYGHCTIPRHLRDVVVTEYGIADLRGQTDAETIRRLLQICDSRFQAGLIAQAQKAGKLPSDFALAPRFTDNTPQRLQRLRDGHAQLFPEYPLGSDFTEQERDLLRALNWLKSKFKLSEVLSLGKAALDAPAPEAYPQQLQRMGLAQPQGLKDELYQRLLLAGLQATSSV
- a CDS encoding cytochrome c5 family protein is translated as MNLIKKMLAVPAAVLALWAVSATAATNDDIAKRLEPVGQVCVQGQECKGMEVAASAGGGAAKTPDDIIAKHCNACHGSGLLGAPKIGDTAAWKERADHQGGLDGILAKAITGINAMPPKGTCADCSDDDLMGAIKKMSGL